The nucleotide sequence TGGAATTAGCCCAATCGTAGACAAACTTCCATATGGACTTCAGGAGAGGTGGATGTCACACGGCTCTCAATATAAAGAGAACAACCAAGGCTGTTTCCCACCCTTTGAGTACTTCTGTGAATTCATATGTAAAGAGGCAAAGAAACGCAATGATCCAAGTTTCCACCAGCAAAACTTAAAACCAGAAAAACCCTTTGCAAAAAACTTAAATTCCAGCAAACCTATTACGGTACACAAAACCAATATTTCTCCCCCTAACAAGGACTTTAACCGGAACTGCCCACTGCATAACAAGCCACACCCGCTCAAAAGATGCAGAACATTTAGGAATAAACCACTGGACGAAAGGAAGGCCTTCCTCAAAGAGAAAGGAATATGCTTCAGATGCTGTTCTTCAGATACTCATCTTGCGAAGGAATGCAAATCTTCAATAAAGTGTTCTGAATGTGACAGCACAAGTCACGACGCAGTTATGCATCCCGGTCCTCCACCACAGACCAACAAGGCTCCACCTCCGGCACAAGAGAATGGCGGGGAGAGAGAAAACAGTCACGACACGGTTGATGTCACAACAAGCTGCACAGACGTGTGCGGTCCAGGTCAGTGGGGACGTTCATGTTCCAAGATATGTCTTGCATGGGTGTACCCTAAAGGTTACAAGGACAGAGCTGTTAAGGCATATGTAATACTAGACGATCAGAGCAATCGTTCTTTAGCCAAGCCTGAGTTCTTCGAACTTTTTGACATTAAAAGTGAACCTTTCTCCTACAATCTTAGAACATGCTCTGGTGTTGTAGAAACATGGGGTAAAATAGCTGAAGGCTTCCATATCGAGTCACTGGATAGGTCAGTAGTTATCCCTCTACCATCGCTCATAGAGTGTCAGGACATTCCTAACAATAGGAGTGAAATCCCAACTCCCAGCGCAGTGCTACACCAGCCGCACCTACGAACCATAGCAAAGTACATCCCAGAGCTAGACTCTAAAGCCGAAATACTCCTGCTACTAGGGAGAGACGTTTTGCAGGCACACAAGGTCAGGCAGAGAATTAACGGCCCCCATAGTGCCCCCTTCGCCCAGCGCCAGGATCTAGGGTGGGTTGTAGTTGGGGAGGTCTGTCTGGGTAATGTTCATAGGCCTACAGTCAGCACCCTGAAGACAGTCATTCTGGAAAATGGCCGCCCTACAGTTTTCAAACCATGTAACAGCCTCCTGCAACTCAAAGAAatgccacacacaaacaggccGGGTAAAGCGCCCGAACAAACTCTGGGTCAAACGGTTTTTAACCAGACAGATAACGACAACAAACCAGCTCACTCAATACAGGACACTCTCtttctgaaaatgatggacaatGCTATGTTCAGAGATGTGGACAACAGTTGGGTCGCCCCACTTCCATTTAAGGAACCCCGCCAGCAATTACCAAACAACAGACAGCAGGCAGCCACAAGGTTCTCCTCCTTGAAACGCACCCTTAATAGGAAACCTGAAATGCGGGAGCATTATGTGGCCTTCATGGAAAAAATCCTCTCCAATGGTCACGCTGAGGTGGCCCCCCCACTGAAAAAGGGAGAAGAGTGTTGGTATCTTCCAACATTTGGAGTCTACCACCCACAAAAACCCAATCGGATCAGGGTTGTCTTCGATTCTAGTGCCCAGTACTTGGGTGTCTCACTTAACAATGTCCTCCTTACTGGCCCTGATTTAAACAACACACTTGTCGGAGTTCTTCTCCGCTTCCGGACAGAAAGTGTTGCAACCATGGCAGATATACAGCAAATGTTTCACTGTTTTATGGTACGCGAAGACCACCGCAACTTCCTCCGTTTTCTGTGGCATAGGGACAATGACCTAAACAAAGAAGTTGTCGAGTACCGGATGAAAGTCCACGTGTTTGGCAACTCAACATCCCCCGCTGTTGCCATTTATGGACTACGCAAGGCCATCAGAGCAGGTTCGAAAGACTATGGTGCAGATACAGTAAAGTTCGTGGAGAGGCACTTTTATGTAGATGACGGCCTGGTCTCTGTCCCCTCTCCTGCTGAGGCTATAGACTTGCTTCAAAGAACACAAGCCTCACTCGCTGAATCCAACCTGCGCCTGCATAAGTTCGTTTCCAACTCTCAGGCAGTTATGCAGGCCTTCTGCCCAGAAGATTGTGCTCCTCTCATTAAAAACTTAGATTTAAGTGGTGAAGAGACACAATCCCAGCGAAGCCTTGGACTCATTTGGGAAATAACAAGAGACACATTCACTTACTCAGTGGCCACCTCAAACAAGCCATTCACTCGCCGTGGCGTATTGTCCTCTATCAATAGTGTCTTTGATCCCCTGGGCCTATTGGCACCCGTTACAATCCAAGGAAGGGCCCTACTCAGAGAGCTTACTTCGGAATGTTCAGATTGGGACGTACCCCTTCCAGAGGACAAACAAAGCAGATGGGAAACGTGGAGAAATTCCCTTCAGGATCTAAGAGAACTACATGTTCCCAGAACCTACACTTCCACCTCACTAAGTCAAGCAGAGCGCAAGGAACTGTGTTTATTCTCAGATGCATCCACTAAGGCCATAGGAGCTGTAGCCTACTTAAAGGCAATTCAAATAGATGGGAAGGTCGAGGTTGGGTTCATAATGGGCAAGGCAAAACTAGCCCCACTGTCAGAACCTACAATACCAAGGCTTGAACTATGTGCAGCCGTCTTGGCAGCAGAAATGGCTGACCTCATTCAAGATGAGTTGGACTTAGACTTTGATGCAGTGCACTTCTATACGGACAGTAAGGTAGTGCTCGGCTACATCTGTAATGAGTCAAAAAGATTTTACACATACGTTCACAACAGAGTACAGCGCATTCGCCAGTCATCAAAGCCAGAACAGTGGCATTATGTGCGCACAGAGGAAAATCCAGCAGACCATGCGTCTAGGTCATTGTCGGCATTCCAACTAAAAAAGTCCACCTGGTTCACCGGACCACCCTTCATTCACCATCCTGCCGCAGAGACAACACAACGGAGTGGAATGTTTGACCTGATTGAACCAGATAAGGACTCAGAAATTAGACCAGAAGTAAAAACTTACGTCACTCACCTCCAAGTACTTATCTGTAAGCGTTTTGAGCACTTTTCTACCTTTAAGTCTTTAGTCAGAGCCATAGCAAATCTTATCCATATTGCAAAGTCCTTCAATGGGACTAATCCAAACAAAAAATGCAAAGGCTGGCACAAATGTCATCTGCCTCAAACTCCAGAGGAGATTGCTCAAGCAAAAATTGTCATCTTCAAAGAGACACAGAAGGCATACTTTGAGAAGGAACTTTCTGCCCTTGATGCTGGCAAGCCAATCTCAAAACAGAGCCCCCTCAAGAAGCTCAGCCCAATGTTACAGGACAGTCTCATTTCTGTTGGAGGCCGgctcaaacacacagaaattGAGAGTGTTGAAAAGAGCCCAGTAATTCTTCCCAAAGACAGTCACATCTCCCTTCTGATCACTCGCCATTACCATGAGCTCACAAGGCACCAAGGTCGTCATCTGACGGAAGGAGCAATCAGAGCTGCTGGGCTGTGGCTTTTAGGCGGCAAAAAACTAGTCAATTCAGTGATCCACAAATGTTTAACCTGCCGCAAACTACGTGGAAAACAAGAATAACAACTCATGGCGGACCTACCACCTGAACGCCTAAAAACTTGTCCTCCTTTCACCTACGTCGGCCTTGATGTTTTCGGACCGTGGTCCATAACAACCAGGCGTACTAGGGGCGGAGTAGCTGAAAGTAAGCGGTGGGCCATCATGTTTACCTGCATGAGTTCGAGAGCCGTGCATATTGAGGTAATCGAATCTCTGGACACGTCCAGCTGCGTGAACGCCCTCCGCCGCTTCTTCGCTCTAAGAGGCCCCGCCAAACAGCTACTATCTGACCGTGGCACCAATTTTATTAGCACTTCAAAGGAACTTGGAATGGACAAATCACTCCAACAGTACCTAACTATCCAAGGCTGCAGTTGGGAGTTTAATCCACCACATGCATCCCACATGGGAGGTTCTTGGGAGCGCATGATTGGAGTCGCCCGCAGAATCCTGGACTCCATGCTACTACAAAACAAGGTTCAACTGACTCATGACGTGTTATGCACACTCATGGCTGAGATTACAGCCATAATAAATGCAAGGCCGCTTGTCCCAGTGTCCTCTGATCCAGAGAACCCTTTCATCCTATCCCCTTCAATGCTCCTTACGCAGAAATCTTGCCTCCTACCCCCACCTGGAGACTTTTCGGATAAAGACCTCTACAACAAACAATGGAGACGGGTCCAAGCCCTTTCCAACCAGTTCTGGACACGCTGGAGGCGAGAGTATCTACCCACATTGCAGCAAAGGCAGAAATGGACCGGGTCGCGCAGAAACCTCCAAGTTGGCGACCTGGTTCTGCTAAAGGACAAGCAGGTTGCACGAAACAGCTGGCCCATGGCCAGGGTCACTGCCACATTCCCAAGCAAGGACGATCGAGTAAGGAAAATTGAGGTAAAGACATGCGATCAAGACATTTATGCGACCGGTTACAGAAGTTATCCTCCTCATGCCAAAGGACTGAATGCATAATGTTTGTTTAGCATAGTGGCCTCCCGAGGCCAGGCGGGGAGTGTGTTGCCCTTAAGGCATTTCTCTGAATAAATAGGTTCAtaagtttgaaataaataattctaaAAAGATTTGTCATTAAAACATTGATATGTGTTGTTAAAATGAATAATTCATACTTTACATATGTTTTAGTTAAAAGGAAAATATTGCTAGAATGTATTTCCTGTTCGGGCGGCTCACTTCCGGTTCCGGTCAAGCACTTCCGGTTTGGGTCAAACACTGTTTTTGCTGAGAAACAGGCTCCTCATGCAGAAGGCAGCATGGAGATGTAATCAGATGCCATCTTCTCTGAATTATCAGGCTGGAACGCCGTAAGTTACTTTATATGACAGTTTATACAAATAGCTTTGGATGTTAATGTATATTTTGCTAACATGAATGTTTTAGTGAGATTAATGCACTTTATTGGTGTAAACATGTTTCTACCTGTTGAGATAgagtttattttctgtcatttcagtTTTCACCACATGTTCATGGAGACAATTAAACAAGCTGCAACTAAACTCCAGGGTCTTCATTTGTGGTTTAACTCGGTGTCACCAACATCCTCGTTGAAAACACTACAAACTTCCTTAACTGGCAACTCAGTGCAGCTTAAAATTGTGTTTCCTGGGAAGAATCCTTCCAAGTCACTTTGCCtctcaatttatttttttttaccaatacACTCTGGTGGTTGTAGCAGTCTTTGACTTTGCATGTTCATTTTCATGTTCCATTCAATAGCATTTAATGTCAGCCCCACATGCTTTACTCATCCAGCACTTGACATTCACTAGCTTTGGACAATAGCTTGTAAGTGAATTCCAGCTACAAAaaaagggattttgaaattttacaacaaaaatgtgttacacaaacacatgtggTCTGATACATGTGTTATAAAGATTCTTCTAAACTTCGTAACTGCAGTGCAGCTGGTTTGCTAGTAAGTCGGAGCACAAGCATCTAAATTGTGCCAACAGCTTTTGTGGCTGTCCTGTGACACTGTCCAGCTGTCCTCTCTTCAACACAGTTCTTGTAATCTTTCATTCTTACAAAGTTTACAAAAGTTTGCCACAGCTGAGGTTTAGAGAAGCCAGAAAAGGGGCTAACAGCATATGGGCTTGATCTCTCTGAACAATAATTATTATTACCTAAACTCCACTCTTCCAACAGCACCACTAGGGAACGCTGAAAAATCACATGCAACGAGAATTGCTATCAATTTGTGCTATGTCTGATTGGTGACTGGGGTTTCATAATGAGAGCTTTTGCTACCTGGCTACATTAGGTTTTTCTGGATGCTTTTTCCAACAGTTACcagcagtggcggtcctagcctgtttggcgccctgggcaaACCCTGGACCAAatgtggcccacacatgggccagcacaaggccagttgcagacacactggtggtcctgtgctgacccatgtgtggattacctctggcaaacctgatttgggccaccaaagggctgtcattctttgcggtatgtgggccatgtgtaagttgtgtgcagccacgggccagttgcagacacaatgctcgccctgtgctggcccagaacagttatAGCTCTGTCCCCAGATGttagcctaatgtgtaccttaatcaagccatgtaataaaaTTTGCCGGAACAtgatagtgcaaaagtaacatgacaaaactctgttcagacaccGAATGGACTGATtattatatagcacttttctactctctcagattactcaaagtgctctatacaacacaTCTATACACGTtatctaaactgagtgcttcctaactacattcacactcttgacatgcagcCTGGAGGAGCGAGGGATCGAACCAATAACCTtacgatcagtaggtgacctgctctacctcctgagctacagccacccaatGGTAAACATGAggaaaccctcactaggttttggataaagtgtacactcacaaacctgtcaaacctgcatttgaaacgttggctaccataggaGTATAGTATtacaacatggcatttgggtcttctaactaaaataagaaaataagaacataaatagtgccatcattgccagacctggcccacatctggttgacttacaccctgccatgacaccagtcagtcagaagtgccagcttgatgccggatccaggccagacctgttttctatgagcctgggccacataaatcAAACCATAATCgtgccagatgtggcatgccatcacataaatcGTGCCATCTATGCTAAGCtcggcccatatctggatggcataccacttaccatgccagaagtcagccagcagtgccggcttgacaccagatccagGCCAGACCTGTTTGCTATGTGGGCtgttatataataaataatgatttttgttttacacaatGAGCAAATCATAACAGTAGCCTTTATCTAAACCATTCAGCCACATTGAGCTATATAGTCTAATTATAGTGAAAATGTGTGATAAATAACTTAATCATCAAACTACTTTAGTTTGCCAATTtacctgtttttaaatctctggAGTAACACAAAAAAACCTAATTTATCAGTGTTTCACATCTGCATTTCATGGAGTTGCTCTGTCTCGATCCTGCAGATATATAAGGACACAGACAAGTTTATTAGTACAACCAAAAGGTCAAAAGTGTAATGTGAACCCAAGGCTCTGACGGGATATGCAGGTTTAACTGCAGCTTTGTTGTTTATGTTCTCATCACATTGGTTGTAACATGGTAATGCCTGTCACTGCCAACGAAGAGAATAAAGTGTTACCTCAGTTAGAAAGTCATTTTTGTGACACCAGATTTGAAAGCAGAACGTGGCATCTTTCAGACTCGCTGAGTTCTTACAGTAAACCCTGAGGATCTTCTCAGCAAAGCACACTGGGAGAAGCTTGGACACCTGACAACAAGGACAGTCACATAAAAGCTGTTTTACAGAGACATCTACAGAAAGAACATACAGCTCATGCAAAGACATGCAGTAGTTCTGACCTGTTCTCTGGAAATCTTGAATGCTTCAGTAGGTTTAGCCTTAGTGTAGAAATTTGTGGTATTGATGGGGTCCTTGTTTTTCATCCCATAGTCCAAAGTGACAACCTAAAAGAGGAGTGTGACAGACCAGCCTGTGTTTATGTTCACATGTACATTATGACTCAGTGAAGGTTGGCAAcacaattaaaattaaataaaaaactaaactaaacaaacCCAAGATTTTAGGAAGATTTATTACTGAGTATAATTAGAATAAAAACTCAGTAATTTCAAAGATGTCTTTTGGAATGACTTTAACCAGTTCATTTTCCAAGCTGTCCTTCATCTTCTGACAGATGGAGGAGAGAACATGTGCTGTCATTGATATTATCATTGTTTTGCTAATCTCTTTTTATGATCACTTTTCACTCTTACTTTTATTTCCTCTTGGTCTTCTTTCTTGAGCtaagaaagggagagaagagTCACAtcaacatctctctctctcttttttagaGCACTCACAAACCACAAATATTGTAATCAACCTGATATTAACAAAAAAAGTGtgatcattttgttttttccaacatTGCAGCTTGGGCatgattatttttcattttccaataaaaaatgttttccttgCAACAAAAAGTTTGCCTAACTGCAGGTTAAACTGGGCTAATAAGCTAGTATGCAGGTGAGCATGAACCTATGGATTGAAATGGTTTCAATCAAAATCCGCTACAAAGAATTCAGTTTTACTCTGTCTCAAATATTGAGTTCGAATCCcgcctggggcgtctgtatccggTAAGGGTCCCAAGGCTAGACCCCCATGCTAAGTGAGCCTGCTGCATACATGAGAGAGATAAATACGAAGTCATGCCCGCTCGGACGttgcccggatcaacaaggtccgcatCAGCTGTTGAGGAAGTGGGCTACTGggacaagaaggcatcggtgggcaagagacgaagaTAGGGCGTTGTGGGCATGCTACTATGCAAGTAACCCTGGCAGAAGGGGTTACGTTAATAGGATGAGCGACCTATGGAATCTTccatacccaacatccacattgacggtgaaacaactagtagctcagtgaaATCCATAGCATATGGGACAAGGAGAAagacgcaacccataacagcAACGCTCAGTGGTTAGTGAATCTgagagcagaccacagcaacctccctgaacagggaccagtatgaagagttggacagcaccaggccccgacatggttcacgcctactggctgaagaagctgactgcactctacgaacgtctggcagcacaaatgagcCAGCTGCTACTTGACGAGacacacccagaatggctaatcGAAGGGCGGAcagtcccatccaactaccagcCAATAACCTGCTTCAGTACCACATGTAAGCTCCTGTCAGACATCATagtggctaagatgaacaggcaatGGTTCAATACATGAGTTGGgaacagaaagggattggcaaggataccagaggcgcaaaacaccagctactggtagactgagcagtcagccgagactgcaagactaggctgaccaacctgttcaatgcctggattgattacaagaaggcctatgattcaatgccccacacctggatcctggaatgcctgaaccccctcagcgAGAttattgacaagactggctatggataccGACTATGGAATGAAGCAGTTGTGAGCCATCTCCTGTACacggatgacatcaagctgtatgccaagaatAAACGAGatatcgattcactgatccacaccaccaggatatacagtaatgacattggaatgtcgtccGGAATGGATAAGTTTAGTCGGATGATAacgaagagagggaaggtactgtcagaactgaggggatcgaactaccagaaggtaACACtacagacatagaggacagctacctGGGggtcccacaggcaaatgggaaccatgacgaggccgctaggaaagctgcaaccaccaagtacctgcagagggtcaggcaagtcctgaggagtcagctgaacggtaagaacaagatgcgggctatcaacacctacgccctgcccatgatcaggtacccggctgggataataagttggccaaaggaggagatagcaGCCATTGACATCAAGACCAGCAaactcctgaccatgcatggagggtttcaccccaaatccagcaccctgaggctgtatgctaagcggaaggaaggaggccggggactagtgagtgtcaccaccacagtccaggatgaggtAGCAAATATACATGAAAAAtgaggaagatggccccaaccaaccacgtgctcagtgaatacctcaggcagcagaaacccaagaaagaggaggatcattgaaggacaggcccctgcacgatatgtaccaccggcagatggaggaggtggctgatatccagaaatcctaccagtggctggacaaagctggactgaaagaaaggacagaggcactaatcatggcagcacaggaacaagctctgagcacaagatccatagaagctggggtctatcacaccaggcaagacgccaggtgcaggctgtgtaaagatgcccctgagacaatccagcacataacagcagggtgcaagatgctagctggcagggcatacatggaacgccataaacACGCGGCtggcatagtgtacagaaacatctgtgccgagtatggcctgcaagtcccgaggtcaaaatgggacacACCcacaagggtggtggagaatgaccgagcaaAGATCCTGTGacacttccagatacagacaggcaaaatggtgatggctaaccaaccggacatagtggtggtagacaaacagaagaagacggccatagtgatcgatgtagcggttccgaatgacagcaacatcaggaagaaggaacacgagaagcttgagaaataccaaggactcagagaagagctggagaagatgtggagggtgaaggtaacagtggtcccattGGTAATCaaagcactaggtgcagtgactcccaagctgggtgagtggctccagcagatcccaggaacaacatcagagatctctgtccagaaaagCGCAggcctgggaacagctaagatactgcgcaggacctcAAGCTTCCAGGCCTATGGTAGAGGACCCATGCTTGAAGGATAAGACCACCTGCAGGGGCGAGAGAGaggaatttttctttttaaattcccCTCTCGCCCCTGCAGGCTGTCTATCCTGGGACTTGAGGGGTCCTGCACAGGTcctgctgttcctaggactgtgctattctggacagagatcttggatgttgttcctgggatcctggaatgccctgcctgctagcatcttgcatcCTGCCGTTATATgatggattgtctcaggggcatctttacactgCCTGTTCCTGGGATCTTGCCTGTGTGATAAACCCCAGCCTCTatgatcttgtactcagagctcgCTCCTGTGCTGCATGTTTTCGCTGCCCAAAGTTGTGAAAAACACTTCCTTAACAAATATAGTAGCCTACCTCTGGCAGCAAACCTGACAAAGTTGTCAGGAGGATTAATTGATTTTGCTCTGCAGCTGGATTGATGTCTGTAGTTTTGTGGACTTTTGGAcccactgtggtcataaaactGTCAAAGGGACCCAATTAAAAATGATGGATAACAAGGTCTGGGAATAGCACTCAGAAAGTTATGGAGTAGTGCCAGAAAGTTATGTAACACAAGTGTCCGAGAAGGAACAAGTGCAAGTAGGATTGACAACTGATTGGGGAAAAGTATTGACAAACATCTTACATTGGTAATTGGGGTAATATTGACATTTGTAGAGTTGAGAAAATACTTATTAGTTTAAAATTAACACGGTCCAAGTAAAAAGCAAGGAATGGAAAGTTACTCAGCAGCTGGAGGAGGGGTTGTGGCCTCCTATAAAAGGAAGGTCAGATATGCCCCGACCAGCTTTTTCCCCCTGTCTGTTACTTTGTGTGTATCTGATGATTGTGCTTAAAGGCTCTACACCCGGGGGTTTGCTCTGCTTGCTTTGCTATGTGTTGTTTTGCTATAATGAGCTGTTTTTCTGTTCATATGACACTGTTTAATAAACTCTGTTTTAAAAATTCTACTCTTTTCCAGAGGATCTTTTTGagtgatttgattttaattggatctcAAAAGCTGGACCTCAACATCGTTGGCAGGATAAGGTTAACATATTGGCTTCAAAATATGTGACCCGACACATCTTCTAACCTAACATTCAATCTAGGCCCGAAGATCTTgacaatttaattaattaatgtattTCAAATTTTAATTAATCAATTATACATATAATTAATTCTTTATgtatttaattcattcattttagcACTCAAGACCCTCCATACTGATCAGGACATCATTTCTACAATATCTGTGTGTAGTAAAGTTTCAGAAACAAAGTCTTCATAGTTATATTACTCTAAATAAGCATAGATTTGTTAGCTTCGAATAGCCCTCCAGATCTACACAGggaaggaataaaaaaaacatacgtTTATAAACAACAAATCAGTTTTTTGTAAACTGCTCTTAAATTGAACTTGTCCAGGGAGACACTCCAGATAAAACATTAGAAATGCTTCAAAACTTTAGAAACCCTTTCATTTTTGGAGACTTGATGATCTAAAAGCATATGATGGCTCTTGGCAACCACCTACTTGCCACCTTCTCAATCAGCTCTTTAGGTGGAACCTACCAACCCGGCAAGTAGTGCAAAAGATTCTTCAGATGCTCTCAAGACACTTTCCTTACTACTCACACATCCCACTTAAGCTTTAAGCTCTACTTGGCTTTATCATTCCTCCAGTTTCTTGGTTGGCTTTGTGTTAGTATGGAATCTTTACAGATGGTGTCAGGTTCATTTTATTAGAGAAGATGAATGAgcttaaaatgtaagtttttatAATTTATTCTTAAGTGGTTAAAGTTTCAAGTTAGTTTTACACAGTGCCATTGCGCATGGCGCATTCTGGTTACCTTTTTCAGGCAGAACCGGAG is from Oreochromis niloticus isolate F11D_XX linkage group LG20, O_niloticus_UMD_NMBU, whole genome shotgun sequence and encodes:
- the LOC112843219 gene encoding uncharacterized protein LOC112843219; the protein is MLTKDNIAALNKPSQLKGETKPKVEKQNTSLNPCGSPFTPQHNCNTTASILNPAEPFAQYMARRDLIISGLYQFDDRPENYRAWCSSFTSATAEVQLTPIQELDLMTKWLGRESGDQVKRIRSVYVNNPTLALYKAWERLNECYAASEIIERSLFQRLDSFPKITVKDHVKLRELGDLLQEIQGAKEDGHLPGLLYLDTSRGISPIVDKLPYGLQERWMSHGSQYKENNQGCFPPFEYFCEFICKEAKKRNDPSFHQQNLKPEKPFAKNLNSSKPITVHKTNISPPNKDFNRNCPLHNKPHPLKRCRTFRNKPLDERKAFLKEKGICFRCCSSDTHLAKECKSSIKCSECDSTSHDAVMHPGPPPQTNKAPPPAQENGGERENSHDTVDVTTSCTDVCGPGQWGRSCSKICLAWVYPKGYKDRAVKAYVILDDQSNRSLAKPEFFELFDIKSEPFSYNLRTCSGVVETWGKIAEGFHIESLDRSVVIPLPSLIECQDIPNNRSEIPTPSAVLHQPHLRTIAKYIPELDSKAEILLLLGRDVLQAHKVRQRINGPHSAPFAQRQDLGWVVVGEVCLGNVHRPTVSTLKTVILENGRPTVFKPCNSLLQLKEMPHTNRPGKAPEQTLGQTVFNQTDNDNKPAHSIQDTLFLKMMDNAMFRDVDNSWVAPLPFKEPRQQLPNNRQQAATRFSSLKRTLNRKPEMREHYVAFMEKILSNGHAEVAPPLKKGEECWYLPTFGVYHPQKPNRIRVVFDSSAQYLGVSLNNVLLTGPDLNNTLVGVLLRFRTESVATMADIQQMFHCFMVREDHRNFLRFLWHRDNDLNKEVVEYRMKVHVFGNSTSPAVAIYGLRKAIRAGSKDYGADTVKFVERHFYVDDGLVSVPSPAEAIDLLQRTQASLAESNLRLHKFVSNSQAVMQAFCPEDCAPLIKNLDLSGEETQSQRSLGLIWEITRDTFTYSVATSNKPFTRRGVLSSINSVFDPLGLLAPVTIQGRALLRELTSECSDWDVPLPEDKQSRWETWRNSLQDLRELHVPRTYTSTSLSQAERKELCLFSDASTKAIGAVAYLKAIQIDGKVEVGFIMGKAKLAPLSEPTIPRLELCAAVLAAEMADLIQDELDLDFDAVHFYTDSKVVLGYICNESKRFYTYVHNRVQRIRQSSKPEQWHYVRTEENPADHASRSLSAFQLKKSTWFTGPPFIHHPAAETTQRSGMFDLIEPDKDSEIRPEVKTYVTHLQVLICKRFEHFSTFKSLVRAIANLIHIAKSFNGTNPNKKCKGWHKCHLPQTPEEIAQAKIVIFKETQKAYFEKELSALDAGKPISKQSPLKKLSPMLQDSLISVGGRLKHTEIESVEKSPVILPKDSHISLLITRHYHELTRHQGRHLTEGAIRAAGLWLLGGKKLVNSVIHKCLTCRKLRGKQE